The following proteins come from a genomic window of Maniola jurtina chromosome 15, ilManJurt1.1, whole genome shotgun sequence:
- the LOC123872280 gene encoding UNC93-like protein: protein MTKDTKDIDFKSKDIKELDLKTKEMKEFDFKQKDVKDIDLKQKEIEDIDFKPKETWRIMKNVVIISIAFMVQFTAYSGAANLQSSINAEAGLGTASLAAVYAGLIFSNIFLPVVVIKWLGTKWAMSLSFITYMPYIAAQLYPRFWTMIPAGLFVGLGGGPLWCSKCTYLSVVSEVQSKITNISAEALLVRFFGVFFMIFQLNQVWGNLISSLVISSGDNLAAVTAVNASMIPKLCGANFLPSADAGEALKPQPPEKIQMIAGIYLACMAGAALIVAIGVDSMKRYKTNRGETGSGLSGVALLVVTLKLLIEPNQLMLVIINIFVGMQQAFFGADFTASFVSCAIGTGTVGFVMMTYGMADAIGCVVFGYLAKVTGRLPLIIVATIAHFVLFVSILVWKPQSDQSHIMFIIAIFWGLCDSIWLVQINAYYGILFPGREEAAFSNFRLWESVGYIIAYIISPYFRTSAKTYILLGSMIVGVFFYFIVEYRDRKSKKMLEVTPVDKYVGGLDNSAYNHGEK, encoded by the exons ATGACGAAAGATACGAAAGACATTGATTTTAAATCAAAGGATATAAAAGAGCTTGACTTGAAGACAAAGGAGATGAAGGAGTTTGACTTTAAACAAAAGGATGTAAAGGATATTGACTTGAAACAAAAGGAGATTGAGGATATAGATTTCAAACCAAAGGAGACATGGCGGATTATGAAGAATGTTGTGATCATCAGCATAGCTTTTATGGTGCAGTTTACTGCGTACAGT GGTGCCGCAAACCTACAGAGTTCGATCAATGCTGAAGCAGGCCTGGGAACAGCTTCTCTGGCGGCTGTGTATGCGGGCCTCATCTTCTCCAATATCTTCCTTCCTGTCGTAGTCATAAA ATGGCTGGGCACGAAGTGGGCCATGTCTCTGTCCTTCATCACGTACATGCCGTACATCGCGGCGCAGCTGTACCCGCGCTTCTGGACCATGATACCGGCTGGTCTGTTCGTAGGCTTGGGAGGAGGGCCACTATGGTGCTCAAaatgtacctatctgtctgta GTTTCAGAAGTCCAAAGCAAAATAACCAATATTTCAGCGGAAGCCTTACTGGTGCGCTTCTTCGGGGTTTTCTTCATGATTTTTCAACTCAATCAAGTTTGGGGCAATCTCATTTCTTCATTAG TCATCTCATCAGGTGACAACTTAGCAGCAGTGACTGCGGTAAACGCATCCATGATACCAAAACTTTGCGGTGCCAATTTTCTGCCCAGTGCTGACGCAGGAGAGGCTCTGAAGCCACAACCTCCAGAGAAGATACAAATGATTGCAG GCATTTATTTAGCGTGCATGGCTGGTGCTGCTCTCATCGTAGCCATTGGTGTGGATTCAATGAAAAG GTACAAGACTAACCGTGGCGAAACTGGTTCAGGATTATCAGGAGTGGCTCTGTTGGTGGTTACGCTCAAGTTGTTGATAGAACCTAACCAACTCATGCTGGTCATTATCAACATCTTCGTCGGAATGCAGCAGGCCTTCTTTGGTGCAGATTTTACTGCG tcgTTCGTATCATGTGCCATCGGCACGGGCACAGTCGGGTTCGTGATGATGACCTATGGAATGGCAGATGCCATAGGATGTGTCGTTTTTGGATATTTGGCTAAG GTCACCGGTCGTCTACCCCTCATCATCGTAGCTACAATCGCCCACTTTGTGCTCTTCGTgtcaatattagtatggaaaccGCAATCTGACCAGAGCCATATCATGTTCATTATAGCTATCTTTTGGGGTCTTTGCGACTCCATTTGGCTTGTGCAGATCAATG cTTACTATGGAATCCTGTTCCCCGGCAGAGAAGAAGCGGCGTTCTCTAACTTCAGACTGTGGGAGTCAGTCGGTTACATCATTGCCTACATCATATCTCCCTACTTTCGAACAAGCGCCAAAACTTACATCCTACTGGGCAGTATGATTGTTGGAGTTTTCTTCTATTTCATCGTGGAATATAGGGATAGGAAGTCCAAAAAAATGTTAGAGGTAACGCCTGTGGACAAGTATGTTGGCGGGCTTGACAATTCCGCGTATAATCATGGTGAAAAATGA